In Pseudoalteromonas piratica, the following proteins share a genomic window:
- a CDS encoding CZB domain-containing protein — MDHVVWKMDVYRVMLGLSNKSPEDFADHTMCRLGKWYYEGEGNNKYTSFSAFKKLEKPHAEVHRNGLAALNANLEGDKQTAAHHLALMEAASFEVVEQLSQLSHQIAGEVSLSKNHTELF; from the coding sequence ATGGACCATGTTGTGTGGAAAATGGATGTGTACCGGGTGATGTTAGGATTATCCAACAAGTCTCCCGAGGATTTTGCTGATCATACAATGTGTCGATTAGGTAAGTGGTATTATGAGGGTGAAGGAAACAACAAATACACAAGTTTTTCCGCTTTCAAAAAGCTTGAAAAACCACATGCTGAAGTTCATAGAAATGGTTTAGCCGCTTTAAATGCAAATCTTGAAGGCGATAAACAAACTGCTGCACATCATCTTGCACTTATGGAAGCAGCAAGCTTTGAAGTTGTGGAACAATTATCCCAGTTATCACACCAAATAGCCGGTGAAGTCAGCTTATCTAAAAACCATACCGAGTTATTTTAA
- the glgX gene encoding glycogen debranching protein GlgX, translated as MSARFAIRPGSTSPLGSTPSENGTNFAIFSERASKVELCLFDQSGHNEIARIPLYRDEQGIWHIFIRGVGQGQLYGYRVYGNYNPKKGEYFNPNKLLLDPYAKSLFGEFNWGNSHKSDDAFRQLDSASDMPKCKVVSLPHYEGIKPNIPWHKTVIYECHVKGATQLYRSIPEELRGTYLGLAHPNFIWHLKSLGVTAIELLPVHSFISEAFLPERELSNYWGYNTLNFFTPHLAYTHTKQEQEFQQMVSVLHEAGIEVIIDVVFNHTAEGNEQGPTLSLRGIDNQAYYRLQQDNFAYYVNDTGCGNTLNISHPKSLQLVMDSLRHWVQVYGVDGFRFDLASILGRDQDGFKKHHTFFQTLAQDPILKGIKLIAEPWDLAIDGYQLGNYVAPWREWNDQYRDTVRSFWRGDMSMLPGFARFFHGSSHLFEKKGRSVTSSINFITAHDGFTLADLVSYNNKHNLANKEDNRDGHDHNRSYNWGAEGVTDDSDIAALRMRAQKNFLLTLCLSSGVPMLSAGSEVSHSQGGNNNAYCQDNEISWINWQIDKNTDIQQHALYQFISRALKLRSEFSLYRQNHFIHDDDPRFSVTWLNEHGALMQDSDWHNAEGHCLGYLMEDIQDDKALLLLFNASSKNVMFQLPSQEAHHCWRIRLYTFSNERDDECLAPGQTLLLNSHSAWVLSSHIKMPASKQESEDASQTFNLTKQGV; from the coding sequence GTGTCAGCGCGCTTTGCTATTCGCCCTGGCAGTACCTCGCCACTTGGTTCAACACCGAGTGAAAATGGTACTAATTTCGCTATTTTTTCAGAGCGTGCCAGTAAAGTTGAATTGTGTCTATTTGATCAAAGTGGTCACAATGAAATTGCGCGCATCCCACTTTATCGCGATGAACAAGGTATTTGGCATATTTTTATACGTGGCGTGGGGCAAGGGCAGCTTTATGGTTATCGGGTTTATGGCAACTACAACCCAAAAAAAGGGGAATACTTTAACCCCAATAAGCTGCTGTTAGATCCGTATGCCAAATCACTGTTTGGCGAGTTTAATTGGGGTAATTCCCACAAATCAGACGACGCTTTTAGACAGCTTGATTCAGCAAGTGATATGCCTAAATGTAAAGTGGTGTCATTACCACACTATGAAGGTATCAAACCCAATATTCCATGGCATAAAACGGTGATTTATGAATGCCATGTTAAAGGCGCTACTCAATTATATAGGTCAATTCCTGAAGAGTTACGGGGTACTTACTTGGGCTTGGCACATCCTAACTTTATTTGGCATTTAAAAAGTTTAGGGGTGACGGCCATTGAGCTATTACCTGTCCATAGCTTTATTAGTGAAGCTTTTTTGCCAGAGCGAGAGCTCAGTAATTATTGGGGATATAACACACTTAACTTCTTCACGCCGCATTTAGCCTATACCCACACTAAGCAAGAACAAGAATTTCAGCAAATGGTGTCAGTGCTTCATGAAGCTGGCATTGAAGTGATTATCGATGTGGTGTTTAACCACACAGCAGAAGGTAATGAACAAGGGCCAACTTTGTCACTACGCGGTATTGATAATCAAGCTTACTACCGCTTGCAGCAAGATAACTTTGCTTATTATGTTAATGATACGGGCTGTGGCAATACCTTGAATATTTCACACCCGAAAAGCTTACAACTGGTAATGGATAGCCTGCGACATTGGGTGCAAGTGTATGGCGTTGATGGCTTTCGCTTTGATTTAGCAAGTATTTTAGGGCGCGATCAAGATGGCTTTAAGAAGCATCACACCTTTTTTCAGACCCTTGCCCAAGATCCAATATTAAAAGGCATTAAATTGATTGCTGAGCCTTGGGACCTTGCCATCGATGGTTATCAACTTGGTAATTACGTAGCGCCTTGGCGCGAGTGGAATGACCAATACCGTGATACTGTGCGCAGCTTCTGGCGGGGTGATATGAGTATGTTGCCTGGCTTTGCTCGCTTTTTTCATGGTTCCAGCCACTTATTTGAGAAAAAAGGACGTTCGGTCACATCAAGCATCAATTTTATCACCGCCCATGATGGTTTCACGCTAGCTGATTTAGTCAGTTACAACAACAAACACAACTTAGCTAACAAAGAAGATAATCGTGACGGGCATGATCACAACCGTTCTTATAATTGGGGTGCGGAAGGGGTTACCGATGATAGCGATATTGCTGCATTGCGTATGCGCGCACAAAAGAATTTCCTACTCACATTGTGTTTATCAAGTGGTGTGCCTATGTTGTCCGCAGGCAGTGAGGTGTCACATTCACAAGGTGGCAACAATAATGCCTATTGCCAAGATAATGAAATTAGCTGGATCAATTGGCAAATTGATAAAAATACGGATATTCAACAACATGCGCTTTATCAGTTCATTAGTCGCGCCTTAAAGTTGCGCAGCGAGTTCTCGTTATACCGGCAAAATCATTTTATTCACGATGATGATCCGCGCTTTAGTGTGACATGGTTAAACGAGCATGGTGCCCTCATGCAAGATAGCGATTGGCATAATGCAGAGGGTCATTGCCTTGGCTATTTAATGGAAGATATCCAAGATGATAAGGCACTTTTACTGTTATTTAATGCGTCCAGCAAAAATGTGATGTTTCAACTGCCTTCGCAAGAAGCGCATCACTGCTGGCGAATTCGCCTTTATACCTTTTCAAATGAGCGCGATGACGAATGCTTAGCTCCGGGCCAAACCCTGCTGCTAAATAGTCACAGTGCTTGGGTTCTTTCCAGCCATATCAAAATGCCTGCTAGCAAGCAGGAAAGTGAAGATGCTTCCCAAACGTTCAATTTAACTAAGCAAGGAGTTTAG
- the glgB gene encoding 1,4-alpha-glucan branching protein GlgB has protein sequence MSVANLVSLSQLNEEQQSLEKAHSLQRADFINAFSFLGKHVINQELSIVRCFIPGAKKVSVCANKQLLKMEQLQQTGLFQLVVSNNKVPEPIQLDIDFGDCQVQRFLPYSFASTLDDDAMYLFNQGTLAHGYRHFGAHVITHQGIKGTRFTVWAPNAKSVSVIGDFNHWDASCYPMRFHPASGVWEIFIAEDLSGKHYKYSLLTEHNQRIEKADPFAMQMQLPPHTASQVASLPQNHQPIALINQFNQAISIYEVHLGSWRRNVEQGNGYLNYTELAEQLIPYVLDLGFTHIQLMPISEFPFDGSWGYQPVGLFAPTSRFGDINAFSEFIGKIKAAGIGVLIDWVPGHFPNDPHGLAMFDGTHLYEHADKRQGYHPDWNTHIYNYDRAEVRSFLLSNATYWLNEFGIDGLRVDAVASMLYLDYSRKEGEWVPNCFGGRENLGAISLLQQINATVYGENPNIVTIAEESTAWPGVTKPTDQSGLGFGFKWNMGWMNDSLEYIKKDPLYRRHHHNEMTFSLVYAFSENYILPLSHDEVVHGKGSLINKMPGDDWQKFANLRAFYGFMWAHPGKKLLFMGGEFAQYHEWDHDFSLDWHLLDEAKHQGVYTLIKSLNSLYKAYPAFYEMDNSGEGFRWIDGGNAEQSVFSFVRQSGEQSKVIAICNFTPEVRTQFKLGVPNAKRYKLVLNTDDIQFGGSGVPVETDIAVLNEANHGFENSISLTLAPLATYYLVEK, from the coding sequence ATGTCAGTAGCTAATTTAGTTTCACTTAGCCAGCTAAATGAAGAACAACAATCCTTAGAAAAAGCGCATTCATTACAACGTGCAGATTTTATTAATGCGTTTAGCTTTTTGGGTAAGCACGTTATTAACCAAGAATTATCGATTGTACGTTGCTTTATACCAGGTGCGAAGAAGGTGTCAGTGTGCGCCAATAAGCAGTTGTTGAAAATGGAGCAACTGCAGCAGACAGGCCTTTTTCAACTGGTCGTTAGTAACAACAAGGTACCAGAGCCAATTCAGCTGGATATTGATTTCGGTGACTGCCAGGTGCAGCGTTTTTTACCCTATAGCTTTGCATCTACCCTCGATGATGATGCTATGTATTTATTTAATCAGGGAACACTTGCCCATGGTTATCGCCATTTTGGCGCGCATGTGATTACTCATCAAGGCATTAAAGGTACCCGTTTTACAGTATGGGCGCCTAATGCGAAGTCTGTTTCAGTAATTGGTGATTTTAATCATTGGGATGCGAGCTGTTACCCAATGCGTTTTCACCCAGCTTCAGGCGTATGGGAAATTTTTATTGCAGAAGATTTGTCGGGCAAACACTACAAATACTCGCTTTTAACCGAGCATAATCAGCGTATTGAAAAAGCAGATCCATTTGCCATGCAAATGCAATTACCGCCTCATACCGCTTCTCAAGTTGCAAGCTTGCCACAAAATCATCAGCCAATAGCACTTATCAATCAATTTAACCAAGCGATCAGCATTTATGAAGTGCACTTAGGGTCTTGGCGTCGCAATGTTGAACAGGGCAATGGATATTTAAATTATACCGAGTTAGCAGAACAGTTAATTCCATACGTGTTAGATCTTGGTTTTACTCATATTCAGTTAATGCCAATTAGCGAATTTCCATTTGATGGCTCTTGGGGATATCAACCTGTGGGCTTATTTGCTCCAACCAGTCGCTTTGGTGATATTAATGCGTTTTCCGAGTTTATTGGCAAAATAAAAGCGGCAGGCATAGGTGTATTAATTGACTGGGTACCGGGACATTTCCCAAATGATCCCCATGGCTTGGCAATGTTTGATGGTACTCACTTATATGAACACGCCGACAAGCGTCAGGGGTATCATCCTGATTGGAATACACATATTTATAATTATGATCGCGCTGAAGTACGCAGCTTTTTGCTGTCAAATGCAACCTATTGGTTAAATGAATTTGGTATTGATGGGCTCCGCGTTGATGCTGTGGCGTCTATGCTTTATCTCGATTACAGCCGTAAAGAGGGCGAGTGGGTACCTAATTGTTTTGGTGGTCGCGAAAATCTCGGGGCGATTAGTTTGCTTCAGCAGATCAATGCCACTGTGTATGGTGAGAATCCAAATATTGTCACCATTGCCGAAGAGTCAACTGCCTGGCCGGGTGTCACCAAACCAACAGACCAATCAGGGCTTGGCTTCGGTTTTAAATGGAATATGGGCTGGATGAACGATAGCCTGGAGTATATTAAAAAAGACCCACTTTATCGTCGTCATCACCACAACGAAATGACCTTTTCGTTAGTATATGCCTTTAGTGAAAATTACATATTACCGCTGTCCCATGACGAAGTCGTTCATGGCAAGGGATCCCTAATTAATAAAATGCCTGGAGATGATTGGCAAAAATTTGCAAATCTACGCGCATTTTATGGCTTTATGTGGGCACATCCAGGCAAAAAGCTGTTGTTTATGGGGGGGGAGTTTGCGCAATACCATGAGTGGGATCACGATTTTAGCTTGGATTGGCATTTACTTGATGAAGCAAAGCATCAAGGTGTTTACACCCTTATTAAATCATTGAATAGCCTCTACAAAGCCTATCCTGCATTTTATGAAATGGATAATAGCGGTGAAGGCTTTCGTTGGATTGATGGTGGCAATGCTGAGCAAAGCGTATTTAGCTTTGTGCGACAAAGTGGCGAACAGTCAAAGGTCATTGCAATATGTAATTTTACCCCTGAAGTACGCACACAGTTTAAATTGGGCGTGCCCAACGCGAAACGCTACAAATTAGTGCTCAATACAGACGATATTCAATTTGGCGGTAGCGGTGTGCCGGTTGAAACAGACATTGCTGTGCTAAATGAAGCAAATCATGGCTTTGAAAACAGCATTTCGCTCACTTTGGCACCATTAGCTACCTATTATTTGGTGGAGAAATAG
- the malQ gene encoding 4-alpha-glucanotransferase — MNAVEQLCYLQGVALDYVDYYGQQTRISDDVRQHILKACGHDVTNQQAIRETNFRLDALPWKTLVNEFQVTSTEHALLKVRAQSYEPNKHLEIVILQGGNAFCRLAVDLSESIEVGNYVIDDVRYSEYQIDLPALEANYYQVEVVFTSQISKAQRSNATLAVAPPSCFSLNESQRPWGISCQLYTLRDKRESGFGDFSSLKELVQRSSEKGADYILLNPLHKLFAKEPERASPYSPNDRNQINPLYISPRLCIDYSLPNGEYRSEQPFIDYSEATQHKYQCFKVMYLNFCELELAKNTDRAVDFEQFVECHADWQISQYEYYLQWVAKEQLGYCQRYAKSKGMKIGLILDLAVGCTRDGEEYARNRSLFVQHANIGAPPDPWARDGQDWGLAVQDPVKLKASHYSHFIALIRANMIAGGLRIDHVMGLLRLWWCISVNNNPEGCYVYYPFQELLAILCLESHLNQCLVIGEDLGVVPDQIKHDLDAAHVYGNDIFYFEKNAEGQFLSPKEHRKHALLMVANHDVAPFYAWWQKLDIDTRAKYQLYSNDAQYGFDLTQREHDKHALINWLKEANEMPVKNDAESIYRAVVLTLATTKAQFLCLQLDDLSGETLAVNIPGTDQEYPNWRRRLSCSLAHIFGPLSSEEQAINVENRRFWQLLNARRDHVSS, encoded by the coding sequence GTGAATGCAGTAGAACAGCTCTGCTACCTACAAGGGGTAGCACTCGATTATGTTGATTATTACGGACAGCAAACACGTATCAGTGATGATGTAAGGCAACACATACTCAAAGCGTGTGGTCATGATGTTACTAATCAGCAAGCGATTCGCGAAACAAACTTTCGCCTTGATGCATTGCCTTGGAAAACACTCGTTAATGAGTTTCAAGTAACGTCAACTGAACATGCCTTGCTAAAGGTGCGTGCGCAGAGTTACGAGCCAAACAAACACCTTGAAATTGTTATTTTACAAGGTGGTAATGCGTTTTGCCGTTTGGCAGTCGATCTCTCAGAGAGCATTGAAGTAGGTAACTATGTTATTGATGATGTGCGTTACTCAGAGTATCAGATTGACTTACCGGCACTTGAAGCAAACTACTATCAAGTTGAAGTTGTTTTCACTTCACAAATTTCAAAAGCTCAAAGATCAAATGCGACATTAGCTGTGGCACCACCCAGTTGTTTTTCATTAAATGAAAGTCAAAGACCGTGGGGAATTTCGTGTCAGCTTTATACTTTGCGAGATAAGCGTGAAAGTGGTTTTGGTGATTTTTCATCTTTAAAAGAATTGGTTCAGCGAAGCAGTGAGAAAGGGGCGGATTACATTTTGTTAAACCCCTTGCATAAGCTGTTTGCAAAAGAACCTGAAAGAGCGAGTCCATATAGTCCAAACGACCGTAACCAAATCAACCCGCTTTATATCAGCCCACGTCTGTGTATTGATTACAGCTTGCCTAATGGTGAATACCGCAGTGAGCAGCCATTTATTGACTACAGTGAGGCTACGCAACACAAGTATCAATGCTTTAAGGTAATGTACCTTAATTTTTGTGAGCTTGAGTTAGCCAAAAACACCGACAGGGCTGTTGATTTTGAGCAGTTTGTTGAGTGCCATGCTGACTGGCAAATTTCACAGTATGAGTACTATTTACAGTGGGTTGCTAAGGAGCAATTAGGTTATTGCCAGCGCTACGCAAAATCAAAAGGTATGAAAATAGGGTTAATCCTTGATTTAGCGGTGGGCTGCACCCGTGATGGTGAAGAATATGCTCGCAATCGCTCGCTGTTTGTGCAGCACGCCAACATTGGTGCACCACCCGATCCTTGGGCGCGTGATGGTCAAGATTGGGGTTTAGCGGTGCAAGATCCTGTTAAGTTAAAAGCCTCTCACTACTCACATTTTATTGCCTTAATTCGTGCAAATATGATTGCGGGTGGTTTGCGCATTGATCATGTTATGGGACTACTGCGCTTGTGGTGGTGTATTAGTGTAAATAACAATCCCGAAGGGTGTTATGTCTATTACCCCTTTCAGGAACTGTTGGCTATTTTGTGCCTAGAAAGCCATCTCAATCAATGCTTAGTAATTGGCGAAGATTTGGGGGTTGTACCTGATCAAATTAAACATGATTTAGATGCAGCACACGTCTATGGCAATGATATTTTCTATTTTGAAAAAAACGCTGAAGGACAGTTTTTATCACCCAAAGAGCATCGAAAACATGCCCTTTTGATGGTTGCCAACCACGATGTCGCGCCATTTTATGCATGGTGGCAAAAGCTTGATATAGACACTCGAGCTAAATACCAACTTTACTCAAATGATGCGCAATATGGTTTCGATTTAACGCAACGCGAACATGACAAGCACGCACTGATTAACTGGTTAAAAGAAGCAAATGAAATGCCTGTTAAAAATGATGCAGAGAGTATTTATCGTGCAGTTGTACTCACACTTGCAACCACAAAGGCACAATTTTTATGCCTTCAACTGGATGACTTAAGTGGTGAAACCCTTGCCGTTAATATCCCAGGAACCGACCAAGAATACCCCAACTGGCGACGTCGCTTATCTTGCTCTTTAGCGCACATTTTTGGCCCACTCAGTAGTGAAGAGCAAGCAATCAATGTTGAAAACAGACGTTTTTGGCAGCTATTAAATGCTAGGAGAGATCATGTCAGTAGCTAA
- a CDS encoding isoamylase early set domain-containing protein: MLTKRFFKTKQEAEVTFEFAAEADTQVSLAGEFNDWQPVSMKYVKKDQVFRTKLRLPIEQDFQFKYLVNEQEWQNDHAADHYLLNEFGTDNSVVSTARV; the protein is encoded by the coding sequence ATGTTAACTAAACGATTTTTTAAGACCAAGCAAGAAGCAGAAGTAACATTTGAATTCGCAGCTGAAGCAGATACGCAAGTATCATTGGCGGGTGAGTTTAACGATTGGCAGCCAGTGTCAATGAAGTACGTTAAAAAGGATCAGGTTTTTCGTACTAAACTGCGCTTACCAATTGAGCAAGATTTTCAATTCAAATACTTAGTTAACGAGCAAGAATGGCAAAATGACCATGCTGCAGATCACTATTTACTAAACGAGTTTGGTACTGATAACTCAGTTGTTTCTACAGCGCGAGTTTAA